The Vibrio coralliilyticus genome segment GCAGCCATCTATCCCTCACTAGCGTCGTTTTTCAGGAAGTTTTTCGGCTTTCTCTTTGGAGATCCACCAAGTATCGACGCCTAAATCGTATTTTGGCATTGTGGTCGGCCGCTCAAACTTATCCCACATCGCCACACGATATTCACTTACGTGCCATTGAGGAATAATATAAAAATTCCACTGCAACACACGATCCAGTGCACGTCCTAACGCAAGTAATGCATCCGGGTCTTGCTGCTTTTTCGATATCTGCATCGTCAAACTATCGACCACTGGGTCAATAACACCTGCCGTGTTGTAAGTCGAATCTATGTAGTTAGAGTTCCAGACAATCATCAGGTTCGGACTCGGATAAGGGTTTGCAGAATACGACGAAGAGACCATATCAAAGTCACGGTCACGCAGTCGTTTGATATATTGAGTGGTATCAACAGAACGTATTTTCATATCAATACCCAGACGCTTCATATTTTTCTGTACCGGGATCGCAATACGTTCAGCGGTAGGGCTATAGATCAATAGTTCAAAGGAAAAAGGCTGACCTGTTTTAGTATTGGTTAAGACCTTATTCTTTAACTCCCAACCCGCATCTTTTAACAGTTTGAACGCAGTTCTCATTTGCGAACGAATCCGTCCTGAGCCATCCGTGACTGGTGGTTGATACTCTTCGGTAAACACTCGCGGTGGAATTTGATCTTTAAAAGGCTCTAGAACGGTTAACTCCTCTGCACTTGGCAGACCTTTCGCTTCATAATCAGTATTCTGGAAGTAACTACGTGTACGGGTATATTGGCCATAGAACATGTTCTTGTTCATCCATTCGAAATCCATCGCATAAGTCAATGCCTCGCGAACTCGAGCATCTTTGAAGACTTCACTTTGAATGTTGAACACAAATGCTTGCGTATTTTCAGGCTTCTGATGAGGAATTTCCTCTTTAATGATGTAGCCCTTATCGAAATTCACACCGGTATAAGAGTTGGCCCAAAACTTCGCTGAACTTTCTAAGCGGAAGTCAAACTCTCCGGCTTTAAAAGCTTCCAGCATAACCGTATCATCCCGATAGTAGTCGTATTGAACTTGCTTAAAGTTATTTCTCCCAACATTCACTGGGAGATCTTTCGCCCAATAGTCATCCACTAACGAATAAGTCACACTCTGACCAGACTTGTAATCGATGATTTTATACGCAGAACTGCCGACTGGTGGGGTTGATAAAGGCTCGGAGAAGGTTTTATTCTTCCAAAAATGTTCTGGTAACACACGGGTTGATTGGGCAAAACTGAACATTTTTTCGCGATTCGGCGTGGCCATTTCTATACGAACCGTCATATCGTTTTTGGCGGTAACAGATTTAATATCTTTGTAATACACCCGATACTGCGGCACGCCTTCTGTCATAAATTTATCAAATGTAAATGCGACATCATGCGCGGTGATCGGCTCACCATCGTGGAATCGCGCCTTAGGATTGATATCCAATTCAAGCCAAGTGTAGTCGTCCGAATACCTGACTCGCTCAGCGATCAGTGGGTAGTAAGTATCGATTTCATCACTAGGTTTAAACATCAAGGTGTCATAAAGCTCTGCTGTCGCTGCAGCAGCAACACCTCTTGAAGCAAAACGGTTGAAATTATCGTATGTGCCGACTTGACCATAAGTGATTTTGCCGTATTTTGGCGCTTCTGGATTCACATAATCAAAATGAGTGAAGTCTTGTAGATACTTAGCTTCGCCAAACCCAACCAAACTGGTTGTCTCAATTACTTTTGCATATCCGATTGAGCTTAAACTCGCAATCATTGCCCCTAATAGGGCGTGGCGCATTCTTGTCATTCCCTGTTCCCTCGGCTGAATTCGCAATTCTTTTCACACTATACTATTAATTAATATTAATAATTCAATTACTTGAATAAGTATAGGCGTTCAGTTGAAACCTATCGCAGAGTTCACGAAGGATATGCTAATAACAGAGGGAAAGTTATTCGATAGAGAGAAATGAAAACCTGCTGAATCAAGCAGGTTTTGGGTTTAGTGATCTTTTAGAGTATTTCCTTGGCGATCATGTGTAACAAGAATGTCTCACGTTCAATGCTCATGCCTTTTTTCGGGCTTTCAGCGATCGTTTTTTCATTGTGGGCGATCGCTTGATGAATGTTCAACCAAACCGCTTTCATACCATTCTTTATCTCGTAGTCTTCGTACGCGGTTTGACCTAACTCACGATCGACTTTACAGGTGTAGCAATAAGAGTGCATGTGCATTACATCAGCGTCGTCTTTGTACCAAGGACGAAACTCTTCATAGATACCATATGGCTTTATGTTATGAATGTTTTGCGCGCCTGTCTCTTCCTGAAGTTCACGCACCAGACCTGCGATAATGTCTTCACCATCATCAATACCACCACCAGGGATGGTGTAGTCATGATAGCGCTCAGTGTATAACAGGAGGATATCTTCACCATCGACGACAATCGCTCTTGCAGCTTTACGCTGGAAA includes the following:
- a CDS encoding extracellular solute-binding protein → MRHALLGAMIASLSSIGYAKVIETTSLVGFGEAKYLQDFTHFDYVNPEAPKYGKITYGQVGTYDNFNRFASRGVAAAATAELYDTLMFKPSDEIDTYYPLIAERVRYSDDYTWLELDINPKARFHDGEPITAHDVAFTFDKFMTEGVPQYRVYYKDIKSVTAKNDMTVRIEMATPNREKMFSFAQSTRVLPEHFWKNKTFSEPLSTPPVGSSAYKIIDYKSGQSVTYSLVDDYWAKDLPVNVGRNNFKQVQYDYYRDDTVMLEAFKAGEFDFRLESSAKFWANSYTGVNFDKGYIIKEEIPHQKPENTQAFVFNIQSEVFKDARVREALTYAMDFEWMNKNMFYGQYTRTRSYFQNTDYEAKGLPSAEELTVLEPFKDQIPPRVFTEEYQPPVTDGSGRIRSQMRTAFKLLKDAGWELKNKVLTNTKTGQPFSFELLIYSPTAERIAIPVQKNMKRLGIDMKIRSVDTTQYIKRLRDRDFDMVSSSYSANPYPSPNLMIVWNSNYIDSTYNTAGVIDPVVDSLTMQISKKQQDPDALLALGRALDRVLQWNFYIIPQWHVSEYRVAMWDKFERPTTMPKYDLGVDTWWISKEKAEKLPEKRR
- a CDS encoding NUDIX hydrolase; the protein is MRHLKTAIHPDIDHLDDKTVFQRKAARAIVVDGEDILLLYTERYHDYTIPGGGIDDGEDIIAGLVRELQEETGAQNIHNIKPYGIYEEFRPWYKDDADVMHMHSYCYTCKVDRELGQTAYEDYEIKNGMKAVWLNIHQAIAHNEKTIAESPKKGMSIERETFLLHMIAKEIL